The Scomber japonicus isolate fScoJap1 chromosome 9, fScoJap1.pri, whole genome shotgun sequence genome includes a region encoding these proteins:
- the LOC128364885 gene encoding zinc finger protein with KRAB and SCAN domains 8-like — protein MKMSSVRCLRRFVNERLSAAAEEIFGVFEKTVVVYEEEVVRQRRLLDILLKPEIKLHRTEYCTQERNYSMDQENPEPPKIKEEQEQLSVSLQGEQLVPKQETENFMLTIASVGSDRSQDQTQLLDPGENQCASGTQPAASICSSWLKNTSSEVPEPEPDHQLLSGNANETESQAHKKGSIKKKKSAKGARRTRATRSIKISIAHKNTQSNKKPFKCNTCDKEFKLKISLIKHMKTHAGKRPYACKVCGRYFRFRLNRDQHTRSHIGTKLCDTCGESFNNSTDFTTHMKLHKRELHTCEYCGKKFALTSYLIKHLRVHTGIRPYECLDCNKNFRIRSDLTLHSVFCPIAIAKKRTTAHSKNSST, from the exons ATGAAAATGTCGTCGGTTCGGTGTTTAAGAAGATTTGTCAATGAGCGACTATCTGCAGCAGCTGAAGAAATATTTGGAGTTTTTGAAAAAACTGTCGTCGTATACG AAGAAGAGGTCGTCCGTCAGCGCAGACTGCTGGATATCCTCCTAAAGCCTGAGATAAAGCTGCACAGGACAG AATACTGTACCCAGGAGAGGAACTACAGTATGGACCAAGAAAACCCAGAGCCTCCAAAGATTAAAGAGGAACAAGAACAACTCAGCGTCAGTCTGCAGGGAGAGCAGCTGGTGCCGAAGCAGGAGACTGAAAACTTTATGTTGACTATTGCGTCTGTGGGAAGTGATCGGAGTCAAGACCAGACTCAGCTTTTGGATCCGGGTGAAAACCAGTGTGCATCAGGGACACAGCCTGCAGCTAGTATCTGTAGCAGTTGGTTGAAAAACACAAGCTCTGAAgtaccagaaccagaaccagaccaCCAGCTCCTCTCTGGCAATGCTAATGAAACTGAGAGCCAAGCTCACAAAAAAGGCAGcattaagaagaaaaaatctGCTAAAGGTGCTAGACGGACTAGAGCAACTAGAAGTATCAAAATTTCAATTGCTCACAAGAACACCCAGAGTAACAAAAAGCCTTTCAAATGTAACACTTGCGATAAAGAATTCAAGCTGAAGATCAGTTTgatcaaacacatgaaaactCACGCTGGGAAACGGCCTTACGCATGCAAAGTCTGTGGAAGGTATTTCCGTTTCAGACTAAACCGAGACCAGCACACAAGAAGCCACATAGGCACGAAGCTTTGTGACACTTGTGGAGAAAGTTTCAACAACAGCACAGACTTCACGACGCACATGAAGCTTCACAAACGAGAGCTCCACACCTGTGAATACTGCGGAAAGAAGTTTGCACTCACCTCATATTTGATAAAACATCTCCGTGTGCATACAGGGATCAGGCCCTATGAATGTCTTGACTGCAACAAAAACTTTCGTATCAGATCAGATTTGACGTTGCATAGCGTGTTTTGTCCGATAGCTATAGCAAAAAAAAGAACCACAGCACACAGTAAGAACAGTAGCACTTGA